The Megasphaera stantonii genome includes a window with the following:
- a CDS encoding glycosyltransferase family 8 protein, translating to MDRISIVLASDNNYAQHVAVACASVLKNASYPEHIDIYVLSDAIAAAQRSRIEKTVLSLGGHISFIEADSAALQGFVSGHLSKAAYLRLLIPQLLPEHVQKAIYFDTDLVVLDDVETLWNISLQGYPLGAVCDYGIMASKRMRRQKRETIGLSEGKPYFNSGMLVIDTVQWREKQYGQAVIDCISSNQFRHHDQDGLNMIFQNHWLPLPLRWNIIPPVFSLPLKVFLCSDMRKEAVQALKSPAVFHWAGRYKPWEFSVSSLFNSLYYTYLQYTEFKDVSMPQPGKDMKGKSIRRQEWRMKWAHFWTHIL from the coding sequence ATGGATAGAATTTCTATTGTATTGGCATCAGACAATAATTATGCTCAGCACGTGGCTGTAGCTTGCGCGTCTGTATTAAAAAATGCGTCTTATCCTGAACATATAGATATTTACGTGCTAAGTGATGCTATAGCGGCGGCGCAGCGCAGCCGTATTGAGAAAACGGTTTTATCTCTAGGGGGGCATATCTCCTTTATTGAGGCAGATAGTGCGGCATTACAGGGATTTGTGAGCGGTCATTTAAGCAAGGCCGCATATTTGCGTCTTTTAATTCCGCAGCTGCTGCCAGAACATGTTCAAAAAGCGATTTATTTTGATACTGATTTAGTGGTGTTGGATGATGTAGAAACGCTGTGGAATATATCGCTGCAGGGATACCCTTTAGGTGCTGTGTGCGATTACGGCATTATGGCGTCTAAACGAATGCGTCGGCAAAAAAGAGAAACGATCGGATTGTCTGAAGGAAAACCATACTTTAATTCAGGAATGCTCGTAATTGACACCGTGCAGTGGCGAGAAAAGCAATACGGACAAGCCGTTATAGATTGCATTTCTTCCAATCAATTCAGACATCATGATCAAGATGGACTCAATATGATATTTCAAAATCACTGGCTTCCGTTGCCGCTGCGCTGGAATATCATTCCGCCAGTATTTTCATTGCCTCTCAAGGTATTTCTTTGCAGTGATATGAGAAAAGAAGCGGTCCAGGCATTAAAGTCGCCGGCAGTATTTCATTGGGCTGGCCGATACAAGCCGTGGGAGTTTTCTGTAAGCTCTTTATTTAATTCCTTGTATTATACATATTTGCAATACACTGAGTTTAAAGATGTGTCTATGCCGCAGCCGGGAAAAGATATGAAGGGGAAAAGTATTCGGCGGCAGGAATGGCGTATGAAATGGGCTCATTTTTGGACTCATATACTATAA